The following are from one region of the Paenibacillus bovis genome:
- a CDS encoding glycoside hydrolase family 32 protein translates to MSTIQQAAEALQLAGQKVNPQYRPGYHIAAPANWINDPNGMVQFNGEYHVFYQHHPYDEHWGPMHWGHVKSKDLVHWEHCPIALAPGDVCDRDGCFSGSAVDDNGVLTLIYTGHHYTDREKDLFTQNQNIAVSRDGITFDKYGANPVIAEPPADSAHHFRDPKVWKHNDTWYMVLGNATPDGHGRVILYHSPDLREWTYDGVLAASDGTLGFMWECPDFFELDGRHVLLFSPQGMEREQDRYLNLFQTGYLVGDYDYATNNFSHGEFREMDHGHDFYAVQTLLDEHGRRIAIGWMDMWESDMPTKAHGWAGALTLPRVLNLDNEGRLLMNPVEEMKLLRRDHYLLGEGFTLTGRRHEAITESLLEIHVVFDLTNSQSDKVGLTVHSGTHDETVIMYDIAAGQLILDASKSGKPQDGIRIAPLQHNGTLALRIFLDRSSIEVFANDGLATLTSRIYPTGGTTGLELCAIGKETHVQEWNCWTLEDIWNNADSTDEAASSEPETTSSK, encoded by the coding sequence ATGTCTACTATTCAACAAGCTGCCGAAGCTCTTCAGCTCGCCGGCCAGAAAGTCAATCCACAGTATCGTCCCGGCTATCATATTGCTGCTCCTGCCAACTGGATCAATGATCCGAACGGCATGGTTCAGTTTAATGGAGAATATCATGTCTTTTACCAGCATCATCCGTATGATGAGCATTGGGGACCGATGCACTGGGGCCATGTAAAAAGCAAGGATCTGGTTCACTGGGAGCATTGTCCGATTGCGCTGGCACCAGGGGATGTATGCGACAGGGACGGCTGTTTCTCCGGCAGTGCCGTTGATGATAACGGTGTGCTGACGCTTATTTATACCGGGCATCATTATACGGATCGGGAAAAGGATCTGTTTACCCAGAACCAGAATATTGCAGTCAGCCGCGATGGTATCACTTTTGACAAATACGGTGCCAATCCTGTGATTGCAGAGCCGCCTGCAGATAGCGCTCATCATTTCCGTGATCCCAAGGTATGGAAGCATAACGATACATGGTATATGGTGCTGGGCAATGCTACACCGGATGGTCATGGACGCGTTATTTTGTATCATTCGCCGGATTTGCGGGAATGGACCTATGACGGTGTATTGGCCGCAAGCGATGGGACGCTTGGCTTTATGTGGGAATGTCCCGACTTTTTCGAGCTGGATGGCCGACATGTGCTGCTGTTCTCACCCCAGGGGATGGAGCGTGAGCAGGATCGTTATCTGAATTTGTTCCAGACAGGTTATCTGGTAGGAGACTACGATTATGCAACCAATAATTTCAGCCATGGCGAATTCCGGGAAATGGATCATGGACATGATTTTTATGCGGTGCAAACTCTGCTTGATGAACACGGCCGCCGGATTGCGATCGGTTGGATGGATATGTGGGAATCGGATATGCCGACCAAAGCACATGGCTGGGCAGGTGCACTGACACTGCCGCGTGTACTGAATCTGGATAACGAAGGACGCCTGCTGATGAATCCGGTCGAAGAAATGAAGCTGCTGCGCCGGGATCATTATTTATTGGGAGAAGGGTTTACTTTGACTGGACGCCGCCATGAGGCGATAACCGAATCGCTGCTGGAAATCCATGTTGTATTTGATCTGACCAACAGTCAGTCGGACAAAGTAGGCTTGACCGTGCACAGCGGTACTCATGATGAGACGGTAATTATGTACGATATAGCTGCCGGCCAACTTATCCTGGACGCATCCAAATCAGGCAAGCCGCAGGATGGAATCCGTATCGCTCCGCTGCAGCATAACGGAACACTTGCTTTGCGCATATTCCTTGATCGTTCATCCATAGAAGTGTTTGCCAACGACGGACTGGCGACATTGACCAGCCGTATTTATCCGACTGGAGGTACAACTGGACTGGAGCTGTGTGCAATTGGTAAGGAGACCCATGTGCAGGAATGGAACTGCTGGACATTGGAGGATATCTGGAACAATGCCGACAGTACAGATGAGGCAGCAAGTAGCGAACCGGAGACAACAAGCAGTAAATGA
- a CDS encoding MFS transporter: MSVSKSLYWKLSLYFFFFFVCWSSSYSLFSIWLGQEMKLTGAQNGLIFSVNAIFALCAQPLYGYISDKIGLRRNILLFISLLLVFTGPFFVYVYGPLLQVNVWLGAIVGGLFLSVGFLAGVGAIETYVEKVSRKYGFEYGRSRMWGSLGWAAATFFAGQLFNLNPNINFWISSVSAVILVGIILSVRINVSESELEKAASVTLKDIGTLFTLRSFWYFMLYVIGVACVYGVYDQQFPIYYSSLFPSREVGNQVYGYLNSFQVFLEAGMMFMAPFVVNKLGAKKSLILAGLLMAVRIVGSGLVFEPIGISAVKLIHALELPIMLIAIFKYLAAHFDTRLSSILYLVGFQFASQVGQAVLSPIAGSLYDDIGFRSTYLVMGALVLLFTVISIFTLFNDKHSKPQLKGKLETQQLT, encoded by the coding sequence ATGTCTGTATCAAAAAGCCTGTATTGGAAGCTGAGCCTTTACTTTTTCTTCTTTTTCGTTTGCTGGTCTTCCAGCTATTCCTTATTTTCGATCTGGCTTGGACAGGAGATGAAGCTGACAGGAGCGCAAAATGGTCTTATCTTCTCTGTAAACGCTATCTTTGCTCTTTGTGCCCAGCCGCTGTATGGCTATATTTCCGACAAGATTGGATTAAGACGGAATATCCTGCTGTTTATTAGTCTGCTGCTTGTATTTACAGGACCTTTTTTCGTTTATGTATATGGACCTTTGCTGCAGGTAAACGTATGGTTGGGAGCAATTGTAGGCGGTTTGTTTCTGAGTGTCGGCTTTTTGGCAGGGGTCGGCGCCATTGAGACCTATGTCGAAAAGGTCAGTCGCAAGTACGGATTTGAATACGGACGCTCCCGGATGTGGGGCTCGCTGGGTTGGGCGGCAGCGACCTTTTTTGCAGGACAATTGTTTAACCTGAACCCGAATATCAATTTCTGGATTTCATCGGTGTCAGCGGTTATTCTGGTCGGCATTATTTTGTCGGTACGGATTAATGTATCGGAAAGCGAACTGGAAAAGGCTGCTTCGGTTACGTTGAAGGATATCGGTACCCTGTTTACACTCCGTTCTTTCTGGTATTTTATGCTGTATGTTATCGGAGTGGCATGTGTATACGGTGTGTATGATCAGCAATTCCCGATTTATTATTCTTCCTTGTTCCCATCGCGTGAGGTAGGCAACCAGGTATACGGCTATTTGAATTCATTCCAGGTCTTTCTGGAAGCAGGCATGATGTTTATGGCACCCTTTGTCGTCAACAAACTGGGCGCCAAAAAATCGCTTATCCTCGCCGGTCTGCTGATGGCTGTACGTATTGTCGGCTCCGGACTCGTATTCGAACCGATCGGTATTTCAGCGGTCAAACTGATTCATGCGCTGGAGCTGCCGATTATGCTGATTGCTATCTTCAAGTATCTGGCCGCCCATTTTGATACCCGGCTATCGTCGATTCTGTATCTTGTCGGATTTCAGTTCGCGTCCCAGGTTGGACAGGCTGTACTGTCTCCGATTGCCGGTTCGCTGTACGATGATATAGGATTCCGTTCCACTTATCTGGTGATGGGAGCGCTCGTTCTATTATTTACTGTGATCTCGATCTTCACGCTGTTCAATGACAAACATTCCAAACCGCAACTCAAAGGAAAGCTGGAAACCCAGCAGCTCACCTAA
- the citZ gene encoding citrate synthase — translation MTATKGLEGVVAASSSISSIVDGVLTYRGYDIDDLAVNASFEEVAYLLWFGKLPNQNELDQLQKDLDKYAVLPDALIEQMKLYPKDMNRMAALRSAISALALYDEQADDMSREANELKVIKLQAQLPSIVAALGRIAEGQEPVAPLQGVSIAHNFLYMLTGEQPEDTAIKALDQALVLHADHELNASTFAARVTVATLSDMYSGITSAIGALKGPLHGGANEAVMKMLEEIGSEDRVESYIQEQLSNKVKIMGFGHRVYKNGDPRAKHLQKMSRELGEMNNDLSLYNMSVQIEEIVTGSKGLKPNVDFYSASVYTMLGIPRNLFTPIFAISRVSGWAAHILEQYENNRIIRPRAEYVGPNNQEYRPVTER, via the coding sequence ATGACAGCTACCAAAGGTTTGGAAGGCGTTGTAGCAGCAAGTTCATCGATCAGCTCGATCGTTGATGGTGTTTTAACTTATCGCGGTTATGACATTGATGATCTGGCCGTTAACGCCAGCTTTGAGGAAGTCGCTTATTTGCTCTGGTTTGGTAAGCTGCCAAATCAGAACGAGCTTGACCAGTTGCAAAAGGATCTGGATAAATATGCAGTATTGCCGGATGCCTTGATTGAGCAAATGAAACTTTATCCTAAAGATATGAATCGTATGGCTGCTCTGCGCAGCGCGATATCCGCTCTGGCTCTGTATGATGAGCAGGCTGATGATATGAGCCGTGAGGCCAATGAATTGAAAGTGATCAAACTGCAGGCACAGCTGCCGTCTATCGTAGCTGCTCTGGGCCGTATTGCCGAAGGCCAGGAACCTGTAGCTCCGCTGCAAGGTGTATCGATTGCACATAATTTCCTGTACATGCTTACAGGCGAGCAGCCAGAAGATACAGCGATCAAAGCGCTGGATCAGGCACTTGTACTGCATGCCGACCACGAACTGAATGCTTCGACATTTGCTGCCCGTGTTACGGTAGCCACACTGTCCGATATGTATTCCGGTATCACTTCCGCAATTGGAGCGCTCAAAGGTCCACTGCACGGTGGAGCCAATGAAGCAGTTATGAAAATGCTGGAAGAGATCGGTTCGGAAGATCGCGTAGAAAGTTACATTCAGGAACAACTGAGCAACAAAGTCAAAATTATGGGCTTTGGTCACCGTGTATACAAAAACGGCGATCCACGCGCCAAGCATCTCCAAAAAATGTCCCGTGAACTGGGCGAAATGAACAATGATCTGAGCCTGTACAATATGTCTGTACAGATCGAAGAGATTGTTACCGGTAGCAAAGGACTGAAGCCCAATGTAGATTTCTATTCCGCTTCGGTATATACCATGCTGGGTATTCCGCGCAATCTGTTCACGCCGATTTTTGCAATCAGCCGTGTATCCGGATGGGCTGCCCATATTCTGGAGCAGTACGAAAACAACCGCATTATTCGTCCTCGCGCCGAGTATGTTGGACCGAACAACCAGGAATATCGTCCGGTTACAGAGCGTTAA